A region from the Triticum urartu cultivar G1812 chromosome 1, Tu2.1, whole genome shotgun sequence genome encodes:
- the LOC125510511 gene encoding xanthine dehydrogenase isoform X1 yields the protein MGSLTKAAEEGASAAVDWSDEAVIYVNGVRRVLPDGLAHLTLLQYLRDIGLRGTKLGCGEGGCGACTVMVSCYDQTTKKSQHYAINACLAPLYSLEGMHIITVEGIGDRQRGLHPVQERLAEAHGSQCGFCTPGFVMSMYALLRSSKHPPTEEQIEDSLAGNLCRCTGYRPIIDAFRVFAKTDDSLYTASPLENANGQAICPSTGKPCSCRNETDVNANESSTLSSVKVYLPCSYNEIDGNSYSEKELIFPPELQLRKIMPLKLNGFNGIRWYRPLKLEQLLYLRSCYPDAKLIIGNSEVGVETKFKNAQYKVMISVTHVPELHTLKVEEHGLHIGSAVRLAQLQKFLKNVIAERGSHETSSCHAILRQLKWFAGTQIRNVASVGGNICTASPISDLNPLWMAIGANFQIIDVNNNVRTTAAKDFFLGYRKVDLKADEILLSVILPWTRPYEYVKEFKQAHRREDDIALVNAGMRMHITEAEGNWIVSDVSIVYGGVAAVPLTAAKTEKFLVGKKLDDGLLDETFNLLKEDIPLAENAPGGMVEFRSSLTLSFFFKFFLYVTHEMNNKGLWKVGLDAANMSAIQSYTRPVSIGTQGYESVGQGTAVGQPMVHMSAILQVTGEAEYVDDTPTPPNILHAALVLSKKAHARILSIDDSVAKCSPGFAGLFLSKDVPGSNHIGPIIHDEEVFASDVVTCVGQIIGIVVADTHDNAKAAANKVNIEYSELPAILSISEAVKAGSFHPNTTRCLSNGDVEQCFASNTCDKIIEGEIRVGGQEHFYMEPQCTFVWPVDSGNEIHMISSTQAPQKHQKYVANALGLPLSKVVCKTKRIGGGFGGKETRSAIFAAAASVASYCLRRPVKIVLDRDIDMITTGQRHSFLGKYKLGFTNDGKIQALDLEIYNNGGNSLDLSLAVLERAVFHSENVYAIPNIRVSGKVCFTNFPSNTAFRGFGGPQGMLIAENWIHHMATELKRSPEEIKELNFQSEGTELYYGQLLQNCTMHSVWDELKASCNILEARKAVNVFNSENRWRKRGIAMVPTKFGISFTAKFMNQAGALVQVYTDGTVLVTHGGVEMGQGLHTKIAQVAASSLDIPISCVFISETSTDKVPNASPTAASASSDLYGAAVLDACQQIKARMEPIASRGNHKSFAELAQACYMERVDLSAHGFYITPDIGFDWIAGKGSPFNYFTYGAAFAEVEIDTLTGDFHTRTADIVMDLGYSINPAIDIGQIEGAFIQGLGWAAMEELKWGDDNHKWIRPGHLFTCGPGSYKIPSVNDIPLNFKVSLLKGVPNPRAIHSSKAVGEPPFFLASAVLFAIKDAIAAARAEEGHLDWFPLDNPATPERIRMACVDSITKKFASVYYRPKLSI from the exons ATGGGTTCGCTCACGAAGGCGGCGGAGGAGGGGGCGTCCGCGGCGGTGGACTGGTCCGACGAGGCGGTCATCTACGTCAACGGCGTCCGCCGCGTGCTTCCCGACGGCCTCGCCCACCTCACCCTCCTCCAGTACCTCAGAG ATATCGGTCTTCGAGGAACAAAGCTTGGATGTGGTGAAGGCGGTTGTGGTGCCTGCACTGTCATGGTCTCATGCTATGATCAAACTACAAAGAAATCACA GCATTATGCAATAAACGCCTGCCTGGCTCCACTTTATTCTTTGGAAGGAATGCACATAATCACAGTAGAGGGAATTGGAGATCGCCAGCGAGGTTTGCACCCAGTCCAG GAACGTTTAGCCGAGGCACATGGTTCACAATGTGGATTTTGCACCCCTGGTTTCGTGATGTCCATGTATGCACTGCTGAGATCAAGTAAACATCCTCCTACAGAAGAGCAGATTGAAGATAGCCTTGCAGGAAACTTGTGTCGCTGTACTGGCTACAGACCAATAATAGATGCCTTCCGCGTCTTTGCGAAAACGGATGATTCCTTGTACACAGCTTCACCTTTAGAAAACGCTAATGGCCAAGCTATCTGCCCTTCAACTGGAAAGCCATGTTCATGCAGAAATGAGACAGATGTCAATGCTAATGAATCTTCAACATTGTCTTCCGTGAAAGTCTACTTACCTTGTTCATACAACGAAATCGATGGAAATTCATACAGCGAGAAGGAGCTCATTTTCCCCCCAGAACTGCAGTTGAGAAAAATTATGCCACTTAAATTGAATGGGTTTAATGGGATCAGATGGTATAGACCTCTTAAATTAGAGCAGCTACTGTATTTGAGATCTTGCTACCCAGATGCGAAACTTATCATTGGTAACTCCGAAGTGGGAGTTGAAACAAAGTTCAAGAATGCTCAATATAAGGTCATGATCTCAGTTACCCATGTTCCAGAACTTCATACCCTCAAAGTGGAAGAACATGGCTTACACATTGGTTCTGCAGTTAGACTCGCACAGCTCCAGAAGTTCCTCAAAAATGTTATTGCGGAGCGTGGTTCTCATGAAACTTCGTCTTGCCATGCAATACTACGGCAGTTAAAATGGTTTGCAGGAACACAAATCAGGAATGTTGCTTCTGTTGGTGGTAATATTTGTACTGCTAGTCCAATATCAGATCTAAACCCACTTTGGATGGCCATTGGTGCAAATTTCCAGATAattgatgtcaacaataatgttAGGACTACTGCTGCAAAAGATTTCTTTCTTGGCTATCGCAAAGTTGATTTAAAGGCTGATGAAATATTGCTCTCTGTTATACTACCATGGACAAGACCATATGAATATGTAAAAGAATTTAAACAGGCACATAGAAGGGAGGATGACATTGCTTTGGTGAATGCTGGAATGCGTATGCATATAACAGAAGCTGAAGGAAACTGGATAGTATCTGATGTCTCTATTGTCTACGGAGGGGTAGCTGCGGTTCCACTTACTGCTGCAAAAACTGAAAAATTCCTTGTTGGAAAGAAGTTAGATGATGGATTGCTGGATGAGACCTTTAATTTATTAAAAGAGGACATCCCACTAGCAGAGAATGCACCAGGTGGAATGGTTGAATTTCGCAGTTCACTCACTTTGAGTTTCTTTTTCAAATTTTTCCTTTATGTTACGCATGAGATGAACAATAAAGGGTTATGGAAGGTTGGGCTGGATGCAGCTAATATGTCAGCTATACAGTCTTACACTAGACCTGTTTCTATTGGAACTCAAGGTTATGAATCAGTGGGGCAAGGAACTGCTGTGGGACAGCCAATGGTTCATATGTCAGCTATTCTTCAG GTCACTGGTGAGGCAGAATATGTTGATGACACACCAACACCCCCGAATATCTTACATGCTGCTCTGGTGCTGAGTAAGAAGGCTCATGCTCGCATTTTGTCTATCGACGATTCAGTTGCCAAATGTTCCCCTGGGTTTGCTGGTCTCTTTCTTTCAAAAGATGTGCCTGGTTCTAACCATATTGGGCCAATTATCCATGACGAGGAGGTTTTTGCGTCTGATGTTGTTACTTGTGTTGGCCAG ATTATTGGAATTGTTGTGGCAGATACCCATGATAACGCAAAAGCTGCTGCAAATAAAGTAAATATTGAGTATTCTGAGCTGCCAGCAATCCTCTCAATATCGGAAGCTGTCAAAGCTGGTAGCTTTCATCCCAATACCACAAGATGCCTTTCAAATGGGGATGttgaacaatgttttgcatccaaTACATGCGATAAAATTATAGAAGGAGAAATTCGAGTCGGGGGTCAAGAGCACTTCTACATGGAACCTCAATGCACTTTTGTCTGGCCAGTTGATTCTGGAAATGAAATTCATATGATCTCATCTACGCAA GCTCCCCAGAAGCATCAGAAGTATGTCGCTAATGCTCTTGGTCTTCCACTATCAAAAGTTGTTTGCAAGACTAAGCGTATTGGTGGCGGATTTGGTGGAAAAGAAACTAGATCAGCAATATTTGCTGCCGCGGCATCTGTAGCTTCCTATTGTCTAAGAAGGCCAGTAAAGATTGTTTTGGACAGGGACATTGACATGATAACGACTGGACAGAGGCACAGTTTCCTAGGGAAATATAAG CTTGGATTTACCAATGACGGGAAGATACAGGCCTTAGATCTCGAAATTTACAACAACGGTGGTAACTCACTAGATCTGTCCCTTGCAGTCTTGGAGCGTGCTGTTTTCCATTCGGAAAATGTGTACGCTATACCAAATATCAGAGTCAGTGGGAAAGTATGCTTTACAAATTTCCCAAGCAATACTGCTTTTAGAGGTTTTGGTGGTCCACAAGGCATGTTGATTGCAGAGAATTGGATTCATCACATGGCTACAGAACTCAAGCGGAGTCCAGAGGAGATAAAA GAACTTAATTTCCAAAGTGAGGGAACTGAGCTTTATTATGGCCAGCTGCTCCAGAATTGTACAATGCATTCGGTTTGGGATGAACTGAAGGCATCTTGTAATATTTTGGAGGCTCGCAAAGCTGTAAATGTTTTTAACAGTGAAAATCGTTGGAGGAAGCGAGGCATTGCTATGGTTCCCACAAAATTTGGCATATCCTTCACTGCAAAATTTATGAATCAG GCTGGTGCTCTTGTGCAAGTTTACACTGATGGTACTGTCCTGGTAACGCATGGCGGGGTTGAGATGGGACAGGGTTTACACACAAAGATAGCCCAAGTTGCCGCCTCATCACTAGATATCCCTATAAGCTGTGTATTTATCTCAGAGACAAGTACCGATAAG GTTCCAAATGCTTCACCAACAGCAGCCTCTGCCAGTTCGGATTTGTATGGTGCTGCAGTTTTGGATGCTTGTCAGCAAATAAAGGCTCGGATGGAACCCATTGCTAGTAGGGGGAATCATAAGTCCTTCGCTGAG TTAGCTCAAGCATGCTACATGGAACGGGTAGATCTTTCTGCTCATGGGTTTTATATCACCCCTGATATCGGGTTTGACTGGATTGCTGGCAAGGGGAGTCCATTTAATTATTTCACCTATGGAGCCGCATTTGCAGAAGTTGAGATTGACACCCTAACTGGGGATTTCCACACAAGGACAGCTGATATTGTCATGGATCTCGGCTATTCGATTAATCCAGCAATTGATATTGGTCAG ATTGAAGGAGCTTTCATCCAAGGTTTGGGTTGGGCTGCCATGGAAGAGCTAAAATGGGGGGATGACAACCACAAGTGGATTCGACCTGGACACCTTTTCACTTGTGGTCCTGGCTCTTACAAAATACCCTCTGTAAATGATATACCTCTCAATTTCAAGGTTTCACTATTGAAG GGTGTTCCAAATCCAAGGGCTATACACTCATCCAAGGCTGTAGGAGAGCCACCGTTCTTCCTCGCTTCCGCCGTCTTGTTTGCGATAAAAGACGCGATCGCGGCAGCTAGGGCGGAGGAGGGTCATCTCGACTGGTTCCCCCTCGACAACCCGGCAACGCCTGAAAGAATAAGGATGGCATGTGTTGACTCCATTACGAAGAAATTTGCGAGTGTGTATTACCGTCCCAAGCTTAGCATATAG
- the LOC125510511 gene encoding xanthine dehydrogenase isoform X2 → MHIITVEGIGDRQRGLHPVQERLAEAHGSQCGFCTPGFVMSMYALLRSSKHPPTEEQIEDSLAGNLCRCTGYRPIIDAFRVFAKTDDSLYTASPLENANGQAICPSTGKPCSCRNETDVNANESSTLSSVKVYLPCSYNEIDGNSYSEKELIFPPELQLRKIMPLKLNGFNGIRWYRPLKLEQLLYLRSCYPDAKLIIGNSEVGVETKFKNAQYKVMISVTHVPELHTLKVEEHGLHIGSAVRLAQLQKFLKNVIAERGSHETSSCHAILRQLKWFAGTQIRNVASVGGNICTASPISDLNPLWMAIGANFQIIDVNNNVRTTAAKDFFLGYRKVDLKADEILLSVILPWTRPYEYVKEFKQAHRREDDIALVNAGMRMHITEAEGNWIVSDVSIVYGGVAAVPLTAAKTEKFLVGKKLDDGLLDETFNLLKEDIPLAENAPGGMVEFRSSLTLSFFFKFFLYVTHEMNNKGLWKVGLDAANMSAIQSYTRPVSIGTQGYESVGQGTAVGQPMVHMSAILQVTGEAEYVDDTPTPPNILHAALVLSKKAHARILSIDDSVAKCSPGFAGLFLSKDVPGSNHIGPIIHDEEVFASDVVTCVGQIIGIVVADTHDNAKAAANKVNIEYSELPAILSISEAVKAGSFHPNTTRCLSNGDVEQCFASNTCDKIIEGEIRVGGQEHFYMEPQCTFVWPVDSGNEIHMISSTQAPQKHQKYVANALGLPLSKVVCKTKRIGGGFGGKETRSAIFAAAASVASYCLRRPVKIVLDRDIDMITTGQRHSFLGKYKLGFTNDGKIQALDLEIYNNGGNSLDLSLAVLERAVFHSENVYAIPNIRVSGKVCFTNFPSNTAFRGFGGPQGMLIAENWIHHMATELKRSPEEIKELNFQSEGTELYYGQLLQNCTMHSVWDELKASCNILEARKAVNVFNSENRWRKRGIAMVPTKFGISFTAKFMNQAGALVQVYTDGTVLVTHGGVEMGQGLHTKIAQVAASSLDIPISCVFISETSTDKVPNASPTAASASSDLYGAAVLDACQQIKARMEPIASRGNHKSFAELAQACYMERVDLSAHGFYITPDIGFDWIAGKGSPFNYFTYGAAFAEVEIDTLTGDFHTRTADIVMDLGYSINPAIDIGQIEGAFIQGLGWAAMEELKWGDDNHKWIRPGHLFTCGPGSYKIPSVNDIPLNFKVSLLKGVPNPRAIHSSKAVGEPPFFLASAVLFAIKDAIAAARAEEGHLDWFPLDNPATPERIRMACVDSITKKFASVYYRPKLSI, encoded by the exons ATGCACATAATCACAGTAGAGGGAATTGGAGATCGCCAGCGAGGTTTGCACCCAGTCCAG GAACGTTTAGCCGAGGCACATGGTTCACAATGTGGATTTTGCACCCCTGGTTTCGTGATGTCCATGTATGCACTGCTGAGATCAAGTAAACATCCTCCTACAGAAGAGCAGATTGAAGATAGCCTTGCAGGAAACTTGTGTCGCTGTACTGGCTACAGACCAATAATAGATGCCTTCCGCGTCTTTGCGAAAACGGATGATTCCTTGTACACAGCTTCACCTTTAGAAAACGCTAATGGCCAAGCTATCTGCCCTTCAACTGGAAAGCCATGTTCATGCAGAAATGAGACAGATGTCAATGCTAATGAATCTTCAACATTGTCTTCCGTGAAAGTCTACTTACCTTGTTCATACAACGAAATCGATGGAAATTCATACAGCGAGAAGGAGCTCATTTTCCCCCCAGAACTGCAGTTGAGAAAAATTATGCCACTTAAATTGAATGGGTTTAATGGGATCAGATGGTATAGACCTCTTAAATTAGAGCAGCTACTGTATTTGAGATCTTGCTACCCAGATGCGAAACTTATCATTGGTAACTCCGAAGTGGGAGTTGAAACAAAGTTCAAGAATGCTCAATATAAGGTCATGATCTCAGTTACCCATGTTCCAGAACTTCATACCCTCAAAGTGGAAGAACATGGCTTACACATTGGTTCTGCAGTTAGACTCGCACAGCTCCAGAAGTTCCTCAAAAATGTTATTGCGGAGCGTGGTTCTCATGAAACTTCGTCTTGCCATGCAATACTACGGCAGTTAAAATGGTTTGCAGGAACACAAATCAGGAATGTTGCTTCTGTTGGTGGTAATATTTGTACTGCTAGTCCAATATCAGATCTAAACCCACTTTGGATGGCCATTGGTGCAAATTTCCAGATAattgatgtcaacaataatgttAGGACTACTGCTGCAAAAGATTTCTTTCTTGGCTATCGCAAAGTTGATTTAAAGGCTGATGAAATATTGCTCTCTGTTATACTACCATGGACAAGACCATATGAATATGTAAAAGAATTTAAACAGGCACATAGAAGGGAGGATGACATTGCTTTGGTGAATGCTGGAATGCGTATGCATATAACAGAAGCTGAAGGAAACTGGATAGTATCTGATGTCTCTATTGTCTACGGAGGGGTAGCTGCGGTTCCACTTACTGCTGCAAAAACTGAAAAATTCCTTGTTGGAAAGAAGTTAGATGATGGATTGCTGGATGAGACCTTTAATTTATTAAAAGAGGACATCCCACTAGCAGAGAATGCACCAGGTGGAATGGTTGAATTTCGCAGTTCACTCACTTTGAGTTTCTTTTTCAAATTTTTCCTTTATGTTACGCATGAGATGAACAATAAAGGGTTATGGAAGGTTGGGCTGGATGCAGCTAATATGTCAGCTATACAGTCTTACACTAGACCTGTTTCTATTGGAACTCAAGGTTATGAATCAGTGGGGCAAGGAACTGCTGTGGGACAGCCAATGGTTCATATGTCAGCTATTCTTCAG GTCACTGGTGAGGCAGAATATGTTGATGACACACCAACACCCCCGAATATCTTACATGCTGCTCTGGTGCTGAGTAAGAAGGCTCATGCTCGCATTTTGTCTATCGACGATTCAGTTGCCAAATGTTCCCCTGGGTTTGCTGGTCTCTTTCTTTCAAAAGATGTGCCTGGTTCTAACCATATTGGGCCAATTATCCATGACGAGGAGGTTTTTGCGTCTGATGTTGTTACTTGTGTTGGCCAG ATTATTGGAATTGTTGTGGCAGATACCCATGATAACGCAAAAGCTGCTGCAAATAAAGTAAATATTGAGTATTCTGAGCTGCCAGCAATCCTCTCAATATCGGAAGCTGTCAAAGCTGGTAGCTTTCATCCCAATACCACAAGATGCCTTTCAAATGGGGATGttgaacaatgttttgcatccaaTACATGCGATAAAATTATAGAAGGAGAAATTCGAGTCGGGGGTCAAGAGCACTTCTACATGGAACCTCAATGCACTTTTGTCTGGCCAGTTGATTCTGGAAATGAAATTCATATGATCTCATCTACGCAA GCTCCCCAGAAGCATCAGAAGTATGTCGCTAATGCTCTTGGTCTTCCACTATCAAAAGTTGTTTGCAAGACTAAGCGTATTGGTGGCGGATTTGGTGGAAAAGAAACTAGATCAGCAATATTTGCTGCCGCGGCATCTGTAGCTTCCTATTGTCTAAGAAGGCCAGTAAAGATTGTTTTGGACAGGGACATTGACATGATAACGACTGGACAGAGGCACAGTTTCCTAGGGAAATATAAG CTTGGATTTACCAATGACGGGAAGATACAGGCCTTAGATCTCGAAATTTACAACAACGGTGGTAACTCACTAGATCTGTCCCTTGCAGTCTTGGAGCGTGCTGTTTTCCATTCGGAAAATGTGTACGCTATACCAAATATCAGAGTCAGTGGGAAAGTATGCTTTACAAATTTCCCAAGCAATACTGCTTTTAGAGGTTTTGGTGGTCCACAAGGCATGTTGATTGCAGAGAATTGGATTCATCACATGGCTACAGAACTCAAGCGGAGTCCAGAGGAGATAAAA GAACTTAATTTCCAAAGTGAGGGAACTGAGCTTTATTATGGCCAGCTGCTCCAGAATTGTACAATGCATTCGGTTTGGGATGAACTGAAGGCATCTTGTAATATTTTGGAGGCTCGCAAAGCTGTAAATGTTTTTAACAGTGAAAATCGTTGGAGGAAGCGAGGCATTGCTATGGTTCCCACAAAATTTGGCATATCCTTCACTGCAAAATTTATGAATCAG GCTGGTGCTCTTGTGCAAGTTTACACTGATGGTACTGTCCTGGTAACGCATGGCGGGGTTGAGATGGGACAGGGTTTACACACAAAGATAGCCCAAGTTGCCGCCTCATCACTAGATATCCCTATAAGCTGTGTATTTATCTCAGAGACAAGTACCGATAAG GTTCCAAATGCTTCACCAACAGCAGCCTCTGCCAGTTCGGATTTGTATGGTGCTGCAGTTTTGGATGCTTGTCAGCAAATAAAGGCTCGGATGGAACCCATTGCTAGTAGGGGGAATCATAAGTCCTTCGCTGAG TTAGCTCAAGCATGCTACATGGAACGGGTAGATCTTTCTGCTCATGGGTTTTATATCACCCCTGATATCGGGTTTGACTGGATTGCTGGCAAGGGGAGTCCATTTAATTATTTCACCTATGGAGCCGCATTTGCAGAAGTTGAGATTGACACCCTAACTGGGGATTTCCACACAAGGACAGCTGATATTGTCATGGATCTCGGCTATTCGATTAATCCAGCAATTGATATTGGTCAG ATTGAAGGAGCTTTCATCCAAGGTTTGGGTTGGGCTGCCATGGAAGAGCTAAAATGGGGGGATGACAACCACAAGTGGATTCGACCTGGACACCTTTTCACTTGTGGTCCTGGCTCTTACAAAATACCCTCTGTAAATGATATACCTCTCAATTTCAAGGTTTCACTATTGAAG GGTGTTCCAAATCCAAGGGCTATACACTCATCCAAGGCTGTAGGAGAGCCACCGTTCTTCCTCGCTTCCGCCGTCTTGTTTGCGATAAAAGACGCGATCGCGGCAGCTAGGGCGGAGGAGGGTCATCTCGACTGGTTCCCCCTCGACAACCCGGCAACGCCTGAAAGAATAAGGATGGCATGTGTTGACTCCATTACGAAGAAATTTGCGAGTGTGTATTACCGTCCCAAGCTTAGCATATAG